In Halovulum dunhuangense, one genomic interval encodes:
- the lnt gene encoding apolipoprotein N-acyltransferase, whose translation MIAAASQDWLRARPRLQRRAMALGAGAAMGLGHAPYDLPFAALLALPLLFHLWQTAPGWRGAAMTGWLAGTGYFGLTLSWIVEPFLIDVARHGFMAPFALVFMATGLALFWALGFGVARRAVPHGRWAAALGLATALALSEALRAFVLTGFPWALPGYAWTGTPVAQAAALVGPHGLTALVLLLCLLPALLRPAPVLLGLGGLAALWGAGAIRLAQAPAIAPDAPAIRLVQPNASQQLKWRGDMVQVFYERQIAFTQAPAEAPLAAVIWSETAVPFLLDDRPDLQADIAAAAGPGTAAILGIRRLEGAENWYNTLAVLDAAGGTLASYDKHHLVPFGEYMPLRDRLRALGLSFLADGLVGSFSTGPGPRLLSVPGLPPFQPLICYEAIFPHQILRGPDRPDWLLQITNDAWFGSWSGPYQHLAQARMRAIEQGLPLARAANTGVSAMIDGHGRITRALPLNVAGFIDAALPPPLPPTPYARLGDAPVLAALLALLLTAALTARRRG comes from the coding sequence GTGATCGCGGCCGCGTCGCAGGACTGGCTTCGCGCCCGGCCGCGCCTGCAACGCCGGGCCATGGCGCTTGGTGCCGGGGCCGCGATGGGGCTGGGCCACGCCCCCTATGACCTGCCCTTCGCCGCGCTGCTCGCGCTGCCGCTCCTGTTCCACCTGTGGCAGACCGCCCCCGGCTGGCGCGGGGCCGCGATGACCGGCTGGCTTGCCGGCACCGGCTATTTCGGGCTGACGCTGTCCTGGATCGTCGAGCCGTTCCTGATCGACGTTGCGCGCCACGGCTTCATGGCGCCCTTTGCGCTGGTGTTCATGGCCACGGGCCTTGCGCTGTTCTGGGCGCTGGGCTTCGGCGTTGCGCGCCGCGCGGTGCCGCACGGGCGCTGGGCCGCCGCCCTCGGGCTGGCCACGGCCCTCGCCCTGTCCGAGGCGCTGCGCGCCTTCGTGCTGACCGGCTTTCCCTGGGCGCTGCCCGGCTATGCCTGGACCGGAACCCCCGTCGCGCAGGCCGCAGCCCTGGTCGGCCCGCACGGGCTGACCGCGCTGGTGTTGCTGCTATGCCTGCTGCCCGCGCTGCTTCGGCCCGCCCCCGTGCTGCTGGGCCTGGGCGGGCTTGCCGCGCTGTGGGGGGCGGGGGCGATCCGGCTGGCGCAGGCGCCCGCCATCGCCCCGGATGCGCCGGCGATCCGCCTCGTGCAGCCCAACGCCTCCCAGCAGCTGAAATGGCGGGGCGACATGGTGCAGGTCTTCTACGAGCGCCAGATCGCCTTTACCCAGGCCCCGGCCGAGGCGCCGCTGGCCGCCGTGATCTGGTCTGAAACCGCCGTGCCCTTCCTGCTCGACGACCGGCCCGACCTGCAGGCGGACATCGCCGCCGCCGCCGGTCCCGGCACGGCCGCCATCCTCGGCATCCGCCGGCTCGAGGGGGCGGAGAACTGGTACAACACCCTCGCCGTGCTGGACGCGGCCGGCGGCACGCTTGCCAGCTATGACAAGCACCACCTCGTGCCCTTCGGCGAGTACATGCCGCTGCGCGACCGGCTCCGCGCGCTGGGCCTGTCCTTCCTGGCCGACGGGCTTGTCGGCAGCTTTTCCACTGGCCCCGGCCCGCGCCTGCTGAGCGTGCCGGGCCTGCCGCCCTTCCAGCCGCTGATCTGCTACGAGGCGATCTTCCCGCACCAGATCCTGCGCGGCCCCGACCGCCCCGACTGGCTGCTTCAGATCACCAACGACGCCTGGTTTGGCAGCTGGAGCGGGCCCTACCAGCACCTCGCCCAGGCCCGGATGCGCGCGATCGAGCAGGGCCTGCCGCTGGCGCGCGCCGCCAATACCGGCGTCTCGGCGATGATCGACGGGCATGGGCGGATCACCCGGGCGCTGCCGCTGAACGTGGCGGGCTTCATCGACGCGGCCCTGCCGCCGCCCCTGCCGCCCACGCCCTATGCCCGGCTGGGCGATGCCCCGGTGCTGGCGGCGCTGCTGGCGCTTCTTCTCACCGCGGCCCTGACCGCCCGTCGCCGCGGCTGA
- the ybeY gene encoding rRNA maturation RNase YbeY — MPDPATAPVVDLEIEDPRWNDTDLATLAPRAVALALDAAGIRTRAVEVVILACDDAEIATLNSRFRGKSQATNVLSWPALDLFPDTPGGAPSRVIPPDPFGATGLGDIAIAFETVTREAHEGGIPLDHHILHLILHACLHLLGYDHVDDADADVMESLEVAALASAGIASPY; from the coding sequence ATGCCTGATCCCGCCACGGCGCCGGTCGTCGATCTGGAGATCGAGGATCCGCGCTGGAACGACACCGATCTTGCAACGCTGGCGCCGCGCGCCGTGGCCCTTGCGCTCGACGCCGCCGGCATCCGGACCCGCGCGGTCGAGGTGGTGATCCTCGCCTGCGACGATGCCGAGATCGCCACGCTCAACAGCCGGTTCCGCGGCAAGTCCCAGGCCACCAACGTGCTGTCCTGGCCCGCGCTCGATCTCTTTCCCGACACGCCCGGCGGCGCGCCGTCGCGCGTGATCCCGCCCGATCCCTTCGGCGCCACCGGCCTGGGCGACATCGCCATCGCCTTCGAGACCGTGACCCGCGAGGCGCATGAGGGCGGCATTCCTCTGGATCATCACATCCTTCATCTTATTTTACATGCCTGTCTGCATCTTCTCGGCTATGATCACGTCGATGACGCGGATGCGGATGTCATGGAATCCCTCGAGGTGGCGGCCCTTGCCTCGGCGGGAATTGCGTCACCATATTAG
- a CDS encoding hemolysin family protein — protein MGDNSDGSSTAAQGAQQYSDQNDERDQPSSGPFGFFNRLFGIEPESQEPEPERRPSTAPAPDGHQAMMSNLREMRNTRVEDVAVPRADVVAVSDTATLDEVVEVFRQSTYSRLPVFTDTLDSPIGFVHLKDIALAYGFNGHGAEFDIRALLRPLLYVAPSMPIGTLLQKMKTERIHMALVIDEYGGVDGLLTIEDLMEQIVGEIADEHDTEEAALWIEEAPGVYLCSARALVHEFETIAGVDLLTDDLDEEIDTLGGLVIMLAGRLPLRGEIIPDPAGHEFEIVDADPRMVKRVRVRLRPDTALDRAAE, from the coding sequence ATGGGCGACAATAGCGACGGGTCTTCTACTGCGGCGCAGGGCGCGCAGCAGTACTCGGACCAGAATGACGAGCGGGACCAACCTTCCTCCGGTCCCTTCGGGTTCTTCAACAGACTGTTCGGCATCGAACCGGAAAGCCAGGAACCGGAACCGGAAAGGCGGCCAAGCACCGCCCCGGCCCCCGACGGCCACCAGGCGATGATGAGCAATCTCCGCGAGATGCGGAACACGCGGGTCGAAGACGTGGCCGTGCCGCGCGCCGACGTGGTCGCCGTGTCCGACACCGCCACCCTCGACGAGGTGGTGGAGGTGTTCCGGCAAAGCACCTATTCCCGCCTGCCGGTATTCACCGACACGCTCGACAGCCCGATCGGCTTCGTCCACCTCAAGGACATCGCGCTGGCCTATGGCTTCAACGGCCACGGGGCCGAGTTCGATATCCGCGCGCTTCTGCGCCCGCTTCTCTATGTGGCGCCGTCCATGCCCATCGGCACGCTTCTCCAGAAGATGAAGACAGAGCGCATCCACATGGCGCTGGTGATCGACGAATATGGCGGCGTGGACGGGCTTCTGACCATCGAGGACCTGATGGAGCAGATCGTGGGCGAGATCGCCGACGAGCACGACACCGAGGAAGCCGCCCTCTGGATCGAGGAAGCCCCCGGCGTCTATCTCTGCTCGGCCCGCGCGCTGGTCCACGAGTTCGAGACCATCGCCGGCGTCGACCTGCTGACCGACGATCTGGACGAGGAGATCGACACCCTGGGCGGGCTGGTCATCATGCTGGCCGGCCGGCTGCCCCTGCGCGGAGAGATCATCCCGGATCCCGCTGGCCATGAATTCGAGATCGTCGATGCGGATCCGCGCATGGTCAAGCGCGTCCGCGTGCGGCTGCGCCCCGACACCGCGCTCGACCGAGCCGCCGAATAA
- a CDS encoding PhoH family protein — MATQALTDTSGPQTLTERPLSFPDNRLLIALCGEFDRNLAQLEQALGIIITRRGNQLVLHGEGDATDAAERVLRGLYQRLEQGRTVEPGDVTAAIRMGGRSGEGTTPADQLEMFQGDQVEIRTRKKIVEPRTAAQKDYVRNLFTHELVFGIGPAGTGKTYLAVAAAVSMFLDGHVDRIILSRPAVEAGERLGFLPGDMKEKVDPYMQPLYDALNDFLPSKQVQKLIEEKQIEIAPLAFMRGRTLANAFVVLDEAQNATTMQMKMFLTRLGEGSRMAITGDRTQIDLPRGVPSGLLEAERVLDGVKGIAISRFKAVDVVRHPLVARIIEAYEAASPTDA, encoded by the coding sequence TTGGCGACCCAGGCCCTGACGGATACTTCCGGCCCGCAGACGCTCACCGAGCGCCCCCTCAGCTTCCCGGACAACCGGCTCCTGATCGCCTTGTGCGGCGAGTTCGACCGAAACCTCGCGCAACTGGAACAGGCGCTCGGCATCATCATCACCCGCCGCGGCAACCAGCTTGTCCTGCATGGCGAGGGGGATGCCACCGACGCGGCCGAGCGGGTGCTGCGCGGCCTTTACCAGCGGCTCGAACAGGGGCGCACGGTGGAACCGGGCGACGTGACCGCCGCGATCCGCATGGGCGGCCGCAGCGGCGAGGGGACGACCCCCGCCGACCAGCTGGAGATGTTCCAGGGCGACCAGGTCGAGATCCGCACCCGCAAGAAGATCGTGGAACCGCGCACCGCCGCGCAGAAGGACTATGTGCGCAACCTGTTCACCCACGAGCTTGTGTTCGGCATCGGCCCGGCGGGCACCGGCAAGACCTATCTGGCGGTGGCCGCGGCCGTGTCGATGTTCCTCGACGGCCATGTGGACCGGATCATCCTGTCGCGCCCCGCGGTCGAGGCGGGCGAGCGGCTGGGCTTCCTGCCCGGCGACATGAAGGAAAAGGTCGATCCCTACATGCAGCCGCTTTACGACGCGCTGAACGATTTCCTGCCCTCGAAGCAGGTCCAGAAGCTGATCGAGGAAAAGCAGATCGAGATCGCGCCCCTCGCCTTCATGCGCGGCCGGACGCTGGCCAACGCCTTCGTCGTGCTGGACGAGGCGCAGAACGCGACCACCATGCAGATGAAGATGTTCCTGACCCGCCTGGGCGAGGGGTCGCGCATGGCGATCACCGGCGACCGCACCCAGATCGACCTGCCGCGCGGCGTGCCCTCGGGCCTGCTTGAGGCGGAGCGCGTGCTCGACGGCGTCAAGGGCATCGCGATCTCGCGGTTCAAGGCGGTGGACGTCGTGCGCCACCCGCTGGTCGCCCGCATCATCGAGGCCTATGAGGCGGCAAGCCCCACCGATGCCTGA
- the miaB gene encoding tRNA (N6-isopentenyl adenosine(37)-C2)-methylthiotransferase MiaB: protein MTAPKKLFIKTYGCQMNVYDSERMAGALAASGYETAERPEDADLILLNTCHIREKAAEKVYSELGRLKPLKAAKPDLKIGVAGCVAQAEGEEIMRRQPAVDLVVGPQAYHRLPQMEATLREGGRAIDTDFPEEDKFDHLPAARGPKARRAPTAFLTVQEGCDKFCAFCVVPYTRGAEVSRPASRILSEARDLVERGVVEITLLGQNVNAYHGQGQGGPWSLARLIRELAGIDGLKRIRFTTSHPNDMGDDLIAAHAEVDKLMPYLHLPVQSGSDRVLKAMNRKHTAAQYLDILARIRAARPDIALSGDFIVGFPGETEEDFRATLDLCEKVRYAQAYSFKYSARPGTRAAGRDDIPEEVKSERLARLQAVLARHQAEFQQAMVGRTLPVLLEKPGRMPGQMVGRSPYLQAVHMKAGQDQAGQIVQARIVSAEPNSLAAELA from the coding sequence ATGACCGCGCCGAAGAAGCTGTTCATCAAGACCTATGGCTGCCAGATGAACGTCTATGACAGCGAGCGGATGGCCGGGGCGCTGGCCGCCTCGGGCTACGAGACGGCCGAGCGGCCCGAGGATGCCGACCTGATCCTGCTCAACACCTGCCACATCCGCGAGAAGGCCGCGGAAAAGGTCTATTCGGAACTGGGCCGCCTGAAGCCGCTGAAAGCCGCGAAGCCGGACCTGAAGATCGGCGTCGCCGGCTGCGTCGCCCAGGCCGAGGGCGAGGAGATCATGCGCCGCCAGCCCGCCGTGGACCTGGTCGTGGGCCCGCAGGCCTATCACCGCCTGCCGCAGATGGAGGCGACGTTGCGCGAGGGCGGGCGCGCCATCGACACCGACTTCCCCGAGGAAGACAAGTTCGACCACCTGCCGGCCGCCCGCGGGCCGAAGGCGCGGCGCGCGCCCACCGCTTTCCTGACCGTGCAGGAGGGGTGCGACAAGTTCTGCGCCTTCTGCGTGGTCCCCTACACCCGTGGCGCCGAGGTCTCGCGCCCCGCCAGCCGCATCCTGTCCGAGGCGCGCGACCTGGTCGAGCGCGGCGTGGTCGAGATCACGCTGCTGGGCCAGAACGTGAACGCCTATCACGGGCAGGGGCAGGGCGGACCATGGAGCCTTGCGCGGCTGATCCGCGAGCTGGCCGGGATCGACGGGCTGAAGCGCATCCGCTTCACCACCTCGCACCCCAACGACATGGGCGACGACCTGATCGCGGCCCATGCCGAGGTGGACAAGCTGATGCCCTACCTGCACCTGCCGGTGCAGTCGGGCTCGGACCGGGTGCTGAAGGCGATGAACCGCAAGCACACCGCGGCGCAGTATCTCGACATTCTCGCCCGGATCCGCGCGGCCCGTCCCGACATCGCGCTGTCGGGCGATTTCATCGTGGGCTTCCCCGGAGAGACGGAAGAGGATTTCCGGGCCACGCTCGATCTGTGCGAGAAGGTGCGCTATGCGCAGGCCTATTCCTTCAAGTATTCCGCCCGCCCCGGCACCCGGGCGGCAGGCCGCGACGACATCCCCGAAGAGGTGAAATCCGAACGCCTCGCCCGGCTTCAGGCGGTTCTTGCCCGCCACCAGGCCGAGTTCCAGCAGGCGATGGTCGGGCGCACCCTGCCCGTGCTGCTGGAAAAGCCGGGCCGGATGCCGGGCCAGATGGTCGGCCGGTCGCCATACCTGCAGGCCGTGCACATGAAGGCGGGGCAGGACCAGGCCGGGCAGATCGTGCAGGCGCGCATCGTTTCGGCCGAACCGAATTCGCTGGCCGCGGAACTGGCCTGA
- the trmB gene encoding tRNA (guanosine(46)-N7)-methyltransferase TrmB — translation MSTSDDQTGPDVPQREDGAPWRNFYGRRRGKPLRKGQVEHLEHTLPRLAVPNVGWDENPARAPLDLPALFGRRAPLVLEIGFGGGEHLLALAARHPETDFIGCEPFVNGVAMLVPRIDEAGLTNVRLHAGDARDMLDVLPAGCLAGCYLLYPDPWPKKRHHRRRFVQPETLGPLSRALAPGAEFRVATDIPDYVRHTLEQVQAAPEFEWLAEGPQDWRAPWDGWHRTRYETKALREGRVPHYLRFRRR, via the coding sequence ATGAGCACCAGCGACGATCAGACCGGACCGGATGTCCCCCAGCGCGAGGATGGCGCGCCCTGGCGCAACTTCTACGGCCGCCGCCGTGGCAAGCCGTTGCGCAAGGGGCAGGTGGAACACCTGGAACATACGCTGCCGCGCCTGGCCGTGCCGAATGTCGGCTGGGACGAGAACCCCGCGCGTGCGCCGCTCGATCTGCCCGCGCTGTTCGGACGCCGCGCGCCGCTGGTGCTGGAAATCGGCTTCGGCGGCGGCGAGCATCTGCTGGCGCTGGCCGCCCGCCACCCGGAGACGGATTTCATCGGCTGCGAGCCCTTCGTGAACGGCGTCGCGATGCTGGTGCCCCGCATCGACGAGGCCGGGCTCACCAATGTCCGCCTGCATGCCGGCGATGCGCGCGACATGCTCGACGTGCTGCCCGCGGGCTGTCTTGCCGGGTGCTACCTGCTCTATCCCGATCCCTGGCCCAAGAAGCGGCATCATCGCCGCCGCTTCGTCCAGCCCGAAACGCTGGGTCCGCTTTCGCGCGCGCTGGCGCCGGGGGCCGAGTTCCGGGTCGCGACCGACATTCCCGACTATGTCCGCCACACGCTCGAACAGGTGCAGGCAGCCCCCGAATTCGAATGGCTGGCCGAGGGGCCGCAGGACTGGCGCGCGCCATGGGACGGCTGGCACCGCACCCGCTACGAGACCAAGGCCCTGCGCGAGGGCCGCGTGCCCCACTACCTGCGCTTTCGCCGCCGCTGA